Sequence from the Bremerella volcania genome:
CGAAGCACCGTATTTGCTGTCCTCCAAGTAGGCGGAATCTCTATGTATCCACCTCACATTCAGGATTCCTGAAGCAAATGCAAAGATTTCGAGAACGCCTAACCTATTTCTATGCAAGCGATTGCGGCGATTCCTTAAAAATCATGGTCAAATTCTCACCACCCCCGTTTGACAATGGCGGCCGTCCGGTGATACATTGCGTCCTTCCAGTTGAGGTTAATTCTTCGACAGGGAAAAGTCACTTCTACATGAAGTGAGAATGATCTTTGACAATTTGGTTGGTAGATGGCATTTGCGTAGCAAAGTGGATGTCGGGTTTGGGGTTTGCTTATGGCAAGCCGTAAGCTCAGCAGAAGCTTTGTTGCGACATAAACGATGCAATTTCATAGAGTTATGGTTATTACCAAAAGTGTTGCTCTTGGTTTTCAGCTTTGGCTGGAATCAGGGCAGTGTCGATTTGAGTGATAGCCGTTCTTAAAGAGAATCTCGATGTCTGTCGGGCCTTTTTGCATGGTCAGCCTGAGAGGGTTGGCAAGTAAGTTGGGTCACGCAGCATTGTGAATCGTTACAAGATCGGATCTCAGTGACTGGTTCTTAGACAAGCCAGTCACAATAGGTAGTCCGAAATGGCTTGGTTGTTCTTAGTTTGTATGGGTGTGCTAACCCTAAGCGAGCTTTGAATATTTGTGGTCAAGCTATTAAGGGCACATGGGGGATGTCTTGGCATCAGAAGACATGGCGTGGAAGACTGCGATAAGCCTGGGGGAGTTGTCAAACGAACGTTGATCCCGGGATTCCTGTTCAACCCAGGGAACTGAAACATCTAAGTACCTGGAGGAGAAGAAAGAAAAATCGATTCCGTCAGTAGCGGCGAGCGAACGCGGAATAGCCCAAACCTTGAGGATTTTCCTCAGGGGGTTGTAGGGCCTCTCATATGGAAGTTACAAAACTGCCGACTAGCCGATATGACATGGAAAGGTCAACCATAGAGGGTGACAGTCCCGTAGGCGAAAGTTGTGTAGTCTTCCGAGAGGTACCTGAGTAGGTCCAGTCACGTGAAACCTGGATTGAATCTGCGGGGCCCATCCCGTAAGGCTAAATACTCTCTGATGACCGATAGTGAACTCAGTAGCGCGAGTGAAAGATGAGAAGAACCCCGACAAGGGGAGGTATGTGAACCTGAAACCATGTGCCTACAAGCGGTCGGAGCCCGATTTATGGGTGACGGCGTGCCTTTTGCATAATGATCCGGCGAGTTACCGTCTGCGGCAGGTTAAGGCCTTACGGGCTGTAGCCAGAGGGAAACCGAGTCTTAATAGGGCGTTAGTCGTAGGTGGTAGACGCGAAACCACGTGATCTACCCATGAGCAGGTTGAAGCGCGGGTTATACCGCGTGGAGGACCGAACCCACTTGGGTTGAAAACCGAGGGGATGACTTGTGGGGAGGAGTGAAAGTCTAATCAAACGTGGAGATATCTCGTTCTCTCCGAAATAGCTTTTGGGCTAGCCTTGAGCCACTACGTACCGGGGGTAGAGAGACTGAATCGGTTTGGGGCCCTTCCCGGGGTACCCTGCTGGACCAAACTCCGAATACCGGTGCGACTATCTCAGGAGTCAGTCCGCGAGGGATAAGCTTCGCGGTCGAGAGGGAAACAACCCAGACCGTCTGCTAAGGTCCCCAAGAGATGCTCAGTCACTAAGGAAGTTGAATTGCCGAGACAACCAGGATGTTGGCTTAGAAGCAGCCACCATTTAAAAAGTGCGTAACAGCTTACTGGTCGAGCAATTCTGCGCCGATAATGAACGGGAGTAAGCATTTCACCGAAGCAGCGGATTCGAAAGAATGGTAGGAGAGCGCCGATCGTCAGATACGAGCCGTACCGTAAGGAGCGGTGTTGGGGCGATCGGGTGATTATGCCGGAATGAGTAACGATAAAACAGGTGAGAATCCTGTTCGCCGAAAGCCTAAGGTTTCCTGGGGAAGGCAATTCCGCCCAGGGTTAGCCGGTCCCTTAGTCGAGGCTGAAAAGCGTAGACGATGGACAGCAGGTCAATATTCCTGCGCTACGGTTGTGGACTGATGGAGGGACGGCGTTTCAAAGGTGATCGGACTGGTGGAACAGTCCGTGGGCTCTAGCAAGGTGAGGAATAGGCAAATCCGTCCTCATAAGCCAAGTTAGAGCGCTGACTCTTCGGAGGTAATCATCAGCGGGACGTCCAAGAAAAGCTTCTAAAGGTTGAAGCAACTGTAACCGTACTAAAACTGACACAGGTAGGCGAGTCGAGTAGACTAAGGCGCTCGGGAGAACGGTGGTTAAGGAACTCTGCAAAATGACCCCGTAAGTTCGCGATAAGGGGTGCCCCTGACGGTTCACGCTGTTGGGGGCCACAGAAAATCGGCTCTGGCAACTGTTTATCAAAAACACAGGACCCTGCCAACTCGCAAGAGGATGTATAGGGTCTGACGCCTGCCCGGTGCCGGTAGGTTAAGGAAGCGGGTGCAAGCTCTCGACCGAAGCCCCGGTAAACGGCGGCCGTAACTATGACGGTCCTAAGGTAGCGAAGTTCCTTGTCGGGTAAGTTCCGACCTGCATGAAAGGCGTAATGACTGGAGCACTGTCTCAACCACCGACCCGGTGAAATTGTAGTCGTGGTGAAGATGCCACGTTCCCGCAGTTAGACGGAAAGACCCCGTGAACCTTTACTGTAGGCTGATATTGGTCTGAGATATGTTTTGTGTAGGATAGGTGGGAGGCTTTGAAGTTTGCACGCCAGTGTAGATGGAGCCATCCTTGAAATACCACCCTGAATATGTTTTAGCTCTAACCTAGAATTTCTGTGAATCCAGACTAGGAACAGTGTCAGTTGGGCAGTTTGACTGGGGCGGTCTCCTCCCAAAGAGTAACGGAGGAGTGCAAAGGTACCCTCAGCCTGGTTGGTCATCAGGCATAGAGCGCAATGGTAGAAGGGTGCTTAACTGTGAGACCCATAGGTCGAACAGATACGAAAGTAGGTCATAGTGATCCGGTAGTCCCGTATGGAAGGGCTATCGCTCATCAGATAAAAGGTACTCCGGGGATAACAGGCTTATCGCATCCGAGCGTCCATAGCGGCGATGCGGTTTGGCACCTCGATGTCGGCTCATCACATCCTGGGGGTGAAGAAGCTCCCAAGGGTTCGGCTGTTCGCCGATTAAAGTGGTACGTGAGCTGGGTTCAGACCGTCGTGAGACAGGTCGGTCCCTATCTGCTGTGGGCGTACGAAACTTGAGGAGATTCTTCTTTAGTACGAGAGGATTTGGAAGGACGTTCCTCTGGTGTCCCAGTTGTCATGCCCGTGGCACGGCTGGATAGCTATGAACGGAAAGGATAAACGCTGAAAGCATCTAAGCGTGAAGCCCGCTCCAAGATTAGGTTTCGTAAGTACTTTGTACGAGAGTCCCCTGGAAGACGACCAGGTTGATAGGCCAGATGTGTAAGCTCAGCAATGGGTTCAGCTAACTGGTACTAACGGACGAAAGCTTGACCACTTATATTCAACGCTCACTCGTTGAGCAGACTTGAATCATCAAGTGCGATTCACAATAATCGAAGTTCTCGAAACATTGAACGTGTTGCCAATACGCAAACACCTCTACCCAACCAAATGAAGCCTGACTTGGCCCCCACGTCAGTCAGGCTTTTTCCGGTGACCATATGGTTGTGGAAACACCTGTTCCCATTCCGAACACAGCAGTTAAGCACAACCAGCCGATGATAGTGCCCACCAGTGCGAAAGTAGGTATCGCCGGATTCATTTACTTATGACAAAGCCCCGCTTAACCCAAGCGGGGCTTTTTTATTGGGCAATGGGGTTGTAAAACAGGGGCTCCTCAGCACTTATCACCGCTAACCAGGCCTATCCTTTGTCTGAATCATCTTCCTTTGTTCCCGTTTATCGAGCCGCTGCCCGAAAAGGTGCTGCGTCTCCGCTGGTACTTGCAATCGCGGCCGTGTCCGGCTTGATCCTCGTTAGCTGTCTTGTGTGTGGTGGTCTGGTCTATTTTGGCGTCAATTCGCAAGCCACTTCTCAGATTCAGCAGAAGTATGGTGATAACCCGATCGTAAAAGAGCATCTCGGGGAAATTCATTCTGCATGGATCAATACCGAGGCGAGCCACGAAGTCGCCGAGGAGTTCGGAACGCCCGACTACATCGTCTATGACGTGCACGGCTCAGAAGGGGATGGGCAACTGCTCATCAAGCAGGGCGAGGGAGACAACTTTGTCGGTGACGAAGGGATCCTGCGGATCGATTCCCAAGACTTCGATCTCTAAACGTCGGTCTCACCCAGGAAGGATCCATCTCACGTGAGCGTCGGGCAGTCTGCTTATCGAATCGAGGCCGAGCTCGCCAAGAATTTCCCGCAGCAGCGTCGTGACCGGGGCGTGTTCTATACCCCCTGGGAAGTTGCCAACCGCGTCGTTTTTCAAGTCGATGAACGTTTGAAACGGGACTTCCACCTCCCTGATGGTCTGGCCGACATGGCAACTTGGGAGTCGCTTCGATCTCGCTTGAAGATCGAAATACCGCAAGAGGTTGATGCTCATCAGCCTTTCGTGAAAATCTTAGAACCTGCCGCCGGTACCGGCATCTTTCTGATCGCCGCACTGAAGCAGATGCATGAGAACATTGTGTCGGCCGCACGAAATCGAAAAAGTGCCGATACCCGTTGGCAAAAGTACGTCGCCGAAGATCTGCCTGGCCGTATGCATGCGTTTGAAATCATGCCAGTGGCGATCGAGCATCTACAGAGTTTGCTCTCGCAGTTCTTGGAAGACCATGGCGCTGCGAAGAAGAACCTTGGTCCTGTTTCGGTCTACTGCGGAAACGCATTGGAAGCCAAGGTCCATGCGCAACTCGGTTCGCCTGCGACGGTCGTTCTAGGAAATCCTCCCTATGCAGCGGCCTCAACGAATACCAGCGCATGGATCAAGCAGTTACTACGGGGTAAAACGCCCGAAAACGCAAACCTGCGGAGCTATTTCGAGGTCGACGGGCTGCCGCTACAAGAGAAAAAACTTTGGCTGCACGACGATTACGTCAAATTTCTGCGTATCGCGCAGTGGCACATGGAGCGAGCCAAGTATGGCGTCATAGGGTATGTGGTCAACCATGGATTCATTGACAACGTCACATTCCGCGGCCTTCGATTTCAGCTGCTTGATCAGTTCGATTCCATTGATCTGCTTGACCTGAATGGGAACACGAAAAAAAGAGGGACCACGTCTCGACTCACACGCGATGAAAGTGTGTTTGACATCGGCCAAGGTGTCGCGATATCGATTTTTTCGAGGTCACCTACTGCCCAAAGGAAACAGTCGGTTCGCTACGGTGAACGCTGGGGGCCACGTGAATCGAAGCTGAAAGAGCTTGCCGAATCCCCGTGGGACGATCTTGTCGATCAAAAGATTACCCCCCTACCCCCTCACTATTTCCTAAGCCCTCGCTCTTTCCATGCGTCGCGCGAGTATGACCGGGGAATCTTGATCACCAAGCTATTCCCTCAAGGGACTTCCACCGTCGTTACCGCGCGCGATGCCCTGGTCATTGATACGTCTCGCGAGCGGCTCTTGGCCCGCATCGATGAATTTCGTAATCGACGCGTATCTGACGAAGAGCTGCGGACCAAGTATTTCCCACGTCCGCGGAGCAGCCAGTACCTACCAGGTGATACGCGCGGCTGGAAGCTACCCAAGGCGCGAGAATTACTGCGGGAGGACGATCAGTGGCAAGATCGAACCGAACCGTGTGCCTATCGCCCGTTCGATCGTCGCTGGATCTATTGGTCTTCCAGCATGATCGACTGGCCTCGCGGCGAGGCCATGGATGAGATGCGGCATGCGGATGCGCTGGGTCTGGTGGTGCGTCGCCAAATGCCGACGGACCGCCCCTGCAACTTTTTCTTCGTCGCCGATTGCCTGGCGATCGATGGGCTTCTGCGAAGCGACAACCGCGGTAACGAGACTCTTTTGCCTCTGATGATTCACGGGCAGGAGAACATCGATCGCAATCGCTTGCCTGCGTATTTATCCGATGTTCCGGCTCGGTCGATCATGGCGTATGTCTATGCGCTCTTTCACTGCGACCAGTACCGCACTCAGTTTGCATCTCATCTGCAAGTCGAGTTCCCACGCGTCTTTTTCCCTCCAGATTACGACATCCATTGTCAGCTTTCGGAACTGGGAGAACGACTGATTTCGCTGCACTTGCCAGTTGAAGACCTGGTATCGGGCGAAATCGATCCCCCTGCTGTTCCTGTCGCTTCCGGTCATCCCAAGCACCGAGATGAACGGATTTGGATCGACGGCAATACACCAATCGCCCAGGCCGACACGGATGCGTGGCTCTTCCATATCGGAAGTCATCAAGTGCTACGAAAATGGCTGAAGGATCGACGTGGGATGGTTTTGACCAACGCAGAAGTTGCCCACTACGGTCGCATCATTACCGCAGTTCAACAGACGAAGTCGCTCATGCGACAGATCGATGAAACCATAAAAAAGCTCGGTGGGTTGCACCGAGCTTTAGGAATTTCCAAGCTTGCGTGACAGGCCTAGTCTTCTTCACGAAGTTTGGCCAATACCGAATAGTCTTCAAGTGTCGTGGTATCTCCTACCACCTCTTTGCCCGAAGCGATGTCGCGGAGCAAGCGACGCATGATCTTTCCACTGCGTGTCTTGGGCAACGTTGCCGTGAAACGGATGTCGTCAGGAACGGCCAAGGCGCCGATTTCCTCGCGGACATGCTTCTTCAAAATGTCGCGAGCCTCTTCCGTGTCGTCCGTTCCCTTGAGCGTCACGAAGGCAGCAATCGCTTCCCCTTTGACTTCGTGGGGGCGACCAACGACCGCAGCTTCCGCCACGAGAGGATGCGATACCAAGGCACTTTCCACTTCGATGGTACTCAGGCGGTGACCGGCGACATTAATGACGTCGTCGATTCGCCCCATGATCCAGTAGTAACCATCTTCGTCGCAGCGGGCATTGTCCCCGGCCAGATACTTACCGGGGACCTTGGACCAGTAGGTCTCCTGGAAACGTTCTTCGTCACCCCAAACGCCACGCAGCATGCCCGGCCACGGCTGCGTGATCGTAAGCATCCCGCCTTGGTTGGTTCCAACTTCGTTGAGGGACTCGTCGTAGATTCCAGGGACGATACCAAACAGCGGCCGCGTGCAACTACCAGGCTTGGTAGCAATGGCTCCGGGAAGGGGCGACATCATGATGCCACCGGTCTCGGTCTGCCACCAGGTATCGACGATCGGACATTTTTCGGAACCGATCTTCTTGTGGTACCACATCCAGGCTTCTGGGTTGATGCCTTCGCCGACGGTCCCCAGCAGACGCAAGCTCGACAGATCGTGCTTATCGACCCACTGATCGCCCCACTTGATGAAAGCGCGAATGGCGGTCGGAGCGGTATACAGAATAGTGACCTTATACTTCTCGACGATCTCCCAGAATCGACCTTCATCGGGATGGTTCGGAGCCCCTTCGTACATCACGCACGTGGCACCTGCCGAGAACGGACCGTACACCACATAGCTGTGCCCGGTAATCCAACCGCAGTCCGCGGTGCACCAATAGATGTCATCGTCTCGATGGTCGAAGACCCACTCGAAGGTCTTCTTGGCGTACAGATTATAACCAGCGGTCGTATGTAGAATCCCCTTCGGTTTTCCTGTCGAACCGCTCGTGTAAAGGATGAACAGAGGTGTTTCGCTGTCCAACGAAGTCGCTGGGCAATCCTCCGAGGCGGCATCCATAAGTTCGTGCCACCACACGTCTCGGCCAGACTTCATCTCGACATCGTTGCCTACGCGTTTCAAGACGATGCACTTCTCGATTGATTCCGATTTCTCAAGAGCTTCGTCTACGATCGATTTAAGCGGCAGTTCTTTACCACGACGCCAGCCAGCATCGGCCGTAACAATGACCTTTGCCTGGGCATCGTTGTTACGATCCGCGATCGATTCGGCTGAGAAACCCGCGAAGACAACGGAGTGAATCGCGCCGATCCGGGCACAGGCCAACATGGTAATCGCCAGTTCGGGGACCATCGGCATGTAGAGCGAAACGCGATCCCCTTCCCCAACGCCCAGGCTCTTCAGGGCGTTGGCACATTTGCAAACCTCGGCGTGCAGTTGTTTGTAAGTCAGCGAGCGTTGATCGCCGGGCTCACCTTCCCACAGGATGGCCGTCTTTTCCGCAGTCGGAGTCCCCAGGTGGCGGTCCAGGCAGTTGTAGCTGACGTTGGTCTTGCCGCCGACGAACCACTTAGCATTCGGGCAATTCCACTCAAGGACCTCTTTGTAGGGCTCGAACCAGTGGAGTTCTTCCTTGGCGAACGTGTCCCAGAATTCAGGCAAATCCGCTTTGGCTTCTTCCCACTTCTGCTGGTACTCTTCGACCGACTTGACCCGGGCCTTCGACGCGAACTCTTCGCTGGGGGGGAAGAGCCGCGATTCGTGCATCACGTTGTCAATTTGCCCGGTTTTACCATCCGACATGAACAGTACATCCTAAAAGGTTTACTAATGATGGAGTATTTTCCGTTGGGGTGAACACGCGATTTTAGGTACGGGTAACCGAGGTGTCAACGAATGCTCCCGAGCCCCGCTTTCAAGTGATTACCCAGCTTCCACCGTCACTTTAGGTGGATCGACGAAGTCATCACGAAGCTGTTTGATCTCGGCAACGTCCATCTCGCCGGGTTGAAGCCAGAGTCGATAGTTTAAATCGAGTGACTTGTCGCGCGGGATCTCGGTGGCGAAGTAAGAACCAAACCGGCCGTAATCTCGTTCGCTGAAGCGGGCAGGTTTGGGATTCTCGGGCGAATCGAGATAGCAACAGGTGTAGCGTTGATCGAACGCGACGAAGCTGAGTGCGTTGAATTCAAGATCGACGTGCTCTTTGTTGCCTGGCCAATTGCGAAACTTGCCTGGCTCTCCTTTGCCGTCCGGTCGAACGTAATAGGTCTGCTTGGCAGTCTTATCAGGCACGTGCTGAGTAGCCCGGTATTGGAACCCAGCGTGCTGCGGATCGCCATCGACTTTCAAGTTGTCGGCCTTAGCGGCCAGCTCAGACGTGAAATCAATCAGCTGGGCTCCGTCGACGTGATAGACGGTCATTTGCCGAAGTTCGGTAGCGAAGGTTTTGCCGTCCTGGCCGTTCCAATTGATCTCAAGAAGTTGCCGGGCCATGACCGGGCCCACTTCCTCGCGAACAAACGCCTCGTGCGTCTGGCTTTCCTTTTTGTTGCAGTGCCAGACGTCGGCAGACTTTTTCTTGTCGTCTTGCTCGTAGCTGATACGGTTGAAGCCGTAGAAGATGCCGCGATGATGTTGGAACAAGCCGCCTGGTCCCTTCGTCAGCAGGTTCTCACCCTTGGGATCGAACAGGTGATGATAGACCTTCATCGTTTCTTTGCGACGGTCCTCTGAACTGGTAGCAACGGCCTCGTACATGTAACGCAAAACGGGACGATCGCCGAACAGCAGGTCTTTGTATTTGCCTGCTTCATCTTGGAAGTGAAACTCGGTCACGCCTTCTTTGTTCTTCAAGATGGAAACGGCGAACTCGCGTTCCGGTCCGACCAACGACTGCGGCAGCACCAAGTGCAGCTCGCGGGATAGCGGATCGGAAGCTGGATTGCCCAAGCCGGGCTTGGTGAGTTGTCCGTAGAGTGTTTCTCCACCGACTGCCGTGAGTTCGACTAGCTCGACTTCGGCAAAATTCTTGGGGACTGAAACGTCAACTTGCAATGGGATTGCCCGCTTGGCATCCCCCTGGGCAGCCACTTTAACCTGGAAGGTCTCACCAGCGTTAACACCCGAGAGACATGGAAAACCTAGGATAACGGCAACGAGAAGCGTACGTACGGAGAACATCGATTGGGACCCTTTCGACGTTGAGGGGCAGGGAGTAAAGCATGTTCCATCATAAACCCGCGAGAATTCACAAACCACTAGTGAATGGTTGCGGATGGAATAATGCCCCCTATCTGGCAGGTTTTCAACTAGATCCGCCAGAATTCGCGTGGATTCGCGGCCGACTTCTATCTCGATGACGATTTAGAACGGACGCCAGGCATTCAGTCCTAGCCGAAAGATCGTCCAGACCGCGACCATCGCTTTCCGCATGTTGATCTTGGAACTACCGTGTTGCCGTTCGACGAACTGGAAGGGAACTTCGACGAACGTCGCGCCCTGTTCTTTCAAATGGTAGAGCACCTCTTCGAAGAACGAGTACCCGTAACTCAGAAAAGAGTCGAAGTCTATCTTTCTCAAAAGATGCACTGGGTATGCGCGAAAACTTCCACTGCAGTCGGCCATGGGCAGCCACAATAGCCACCGCGTGTACACGTTGATGCCGCGGCTCATGAAGTGCCGTTTCATAGGCCAGCCGCTGATGCCCCCTCCCGGGACGTATCGCGAGCCGATAACAACGGTGCTTTCGGATGGCCCGGCCTGCCACGCTTCAAGTAGGTCGGGGATCTTTTCCGGTGGATGACTCAGGTCAGCATCGAGATTGATCATCACGTCGTAGTTGTTGTCGATGGCATACTGCATTGCGGCGATGATGGCGGAACCTAGCCCCGGCTTTCCCTTGCGATGCAGACAGTGCATCCGCGCATTCATCTTGGCGTGCTCTTCGCACCACTGGCCGGTCCCATCCGGCGAGCCATCGTCGATCACCAGCAAATCGGCCTCGGGCAAAGTGTCCACGAGACGTTCGACGAGGTTGGGTAGGTTCTCGATCTCGTTGTAAGTGGCGATCGCAACCAGGACGCGTCCAGTCTTCACGCAGTGCTCTTTCCCCTTCGCCAGATCGCTATGGGTAGTCGCCTCGGTTTTGTCAGCGATTTTGCTCATTTTGTTCGTCAAAAAATCGTGCTCGGACTGTCCTGGTATCGGCTTCCCAGGATTTCCGGCCAGGGAATGCCTATACTTACATTCTAACCCGAGTGACCGCAAAACCGAGACGAGGACCCATGAATTCCGCCGTAGTTACGGCCGATGAACCATCGACTGCCCCGCAAATTGCTTACGGCCGTGAATTCTGGCTGGCCTACTTTGCCAATACGGCGCTGATTGTCTGTAACAGTTCCCTGTTCCGTTACTTCGACTTTGTCAATTATCTCGGTGGTGACGAGTACGATCTCGGGCTGATCACTGGTTTCGGGATGGGAGGAGCCGTGCTGGCACGGTTTGCCCAGGGGGCGGTCATCGATCGGTTCGGAACTCGCGTCGTTTGGCTCGGTTCACTTTGTCTACTTCTTTGTGCAATCATCGGCCACTTTGTCGTCGGTAACGTCGATGGTCCGCTGATCTATCTGCTTCGCCTGTGCTACATGGTGGGCCTTGCCGGTGCGTTTGGAGCTTCGATCACGGCGATTTCGCTGAAAGCTCCCAAGGGGCGAAGTACCGAACTGATTGGCGTGTTGGGTTCATCCGGGTTCGTAGGCCTGGCCATCGGACCGTTGATTGGCGACGTTATCTTCGCAGGCGAAGCC
This genomic interval carries:
- a CDS encoding type ISP restriction/modification enzyme, encoding MSVGQSAYRIEAELAKNFPQQRRDRGVFYTPWEVANRVVFQVDERLKRDFHLPDGLADMATWESLRSRLKIEIPQEVDAHQPFVKILEPAAGTGIFLIAALKQMHENIVSAARNRKSADTRWQKYVAEDLPGRMHAFEIMPVAIEHLQSLLSQFLEDHGAAKKNLGPVSVYCGNALEAKVHAQLGSPATVVLGNPPYAAASTNTSAWIKQLLRGKTPENANLRSYFEVDGLPLQEKKLWLHDDYVKFLRIAQWHMERAKYGVIGYVVNHGFIDNVTFRGLRFQLLDQFDSIDLLDLNGNTKKRGTTSRLTRDESVFDIGQGVAISIFSRSPTAQRKQSVRYGERWGPRESKLKELAESPWDDLVDQKITPLPPHYFLSPRSFHASREYDRGILITKLFPQGTSTVVTARDALVIDTSRERLLARIDEFRNRRVSDEELRTKYFPRPRSSQYLPGDTRGWKLPKARELLREDDQWQDRTEPCAYRPFDRRWIYWSSSMIDWPRGEAMDEMRHADALGLVVRRQMPTDRPCNFFFVADCLAIDGLLRSDNRGNETLLPLMIHGQENIDRNRLPAYLSDVPARSIMAYVYALFHCDQYRTQFASHLQVEFPRVFFPPDYDIHCQLSELGERLISLHLPVEDLVSGEIDPPAVPVASGHPKHRDERIWIDGNTPIAQADTDAWLFHIGSHQVLRKWLKDRRGMVLTNAEVAHYGRIITAVQQTKSLMRQIDETIKKLGGLHRALGISKLA
- the acs gene encoding acetate--CoA ligase, which codes for MSDGKTGQIDNVMHESRLFPPSEEFASKARVKSVEEYQQKWEEAKADLPEFWDTFAKEELHWFEPYKEVLEWNCPNAKWFVGGKTNVSYNCLDRHLGTPTAEKTAILWEGEPGDQRSLTYKQLHAEVCKCANALKSLGVGEGDRVSLYMPMVPELAITMLACARIGAIHSVVFAGFSAESIADRNNDAQAKVIVTADAGWRRGKELPLKSIVDEALEKSESIEKCIVLKRVGNDVEMKSGRDVWWHELMDAASEDCPATSLDSETPLFILYTSGSTGKPKGILHTTAGYNLYAKKTFEWVFDHRDDDIYWCTADCGWITGHSYVVYGPFSAGATCVMYEGAPNHPDEGRFWEIVEKYKVTILYTAPTAIRAFIKWGDQWVDKHDLSSLRLLGTVGEGINPEAWMWYHKKIGSEKCPIVDTWWQTETGGIMMSPLPGAIATKPGSCTRPLFGIVPGIYDESLNEVGTNQGGMLTITQPWPGMLRGVWGDEERFQETYWSKVPGKYLAGDNARCDEDGYYWIMGRIDDVINVAGHRLSTIEVESALVSHPLVAEAAVVGRPHEVKGEAIAAFVTLKGTDDTEEARDILKKHVREEIGALAVPDDIRFTATLPKTRSGKIMRRLLRDIASGKEVVGDTTTLEDYSVLAKLREED
- a CDS encoding DUF6807 family protein, giving the protein MFSVRTLLVAVILGFPCLSGVNAGETFQVKVAAQGDAKRAIPLQVDVSVPKNFAEVELVELTAVGGETLYGQLTKPGLGNPASDPLSRELHLVLPQSLVGPEREFAVSILKNKEGVTEFHFQDEAGKYKDLLFGDRPVLRYMYEAVATSSEDRRKETMKVYHHLFDPKGENLLTKGPGGLFQHHRGIFYGFNRISYEQDDKKKSADVWHCNKKESQTHEAFVREEVGPVMARQLLEINWNGQDGKTFATELRQMTVYHVDGAQLIDFTSELAAKADNLKVDGDPQHAGFQYRATQHVPDKTAKQTYYVRPDGKGEPGKFRNWPGNKEHVDLEFNALSFVAFDQRYTCCYLDSPENPKPARFSERDYGRFGSYFATEIPRDKSLDLNYRLWLQPGEMDVAEIKQLRDDFVDPPKVTVEAG
- a CDS encoding polyprenol monophosphomannose synthase; the encoded protein is MSKIADKTEATTHSDLAKGKEHCVKTGRVLVAIATYNEIENLPNLVERLVDTLPEADLLVIDDGSPDGTGQWCEEHAKMNARMHCLHRKGKPGLGSAIIAAMQYAIDNNYDVMINLDADLSHPPEKIPDLLEAWQAGPSESTVVIGSRYVPGGGISGWPMKRHFMSRGINVYTRWLLWLPMADCSGSFRAYPVHLLRKIDFDSFLSYGYSFFEEVLYHLKEQGATFVEVPFQFVERQHGSSKINMRKAMVAVWTIFRLGLNAWRPF